In Leptospiraceae bacterium, a genomic segment contains:
- a CDS encoding M23 family metallopeptidase, which yields MKERKETSKRKQSLKKKNSKEATQDVEKISYYLGLEITPKKRESLKDFLEKIKAFFYKIHRKGLQKLTIMFIPHSESSILNFHINFYTLFAIFLGVFLVGSTSVMMLVYRSSQNLQYYDMGVTSSQFYLQSARLAEEILPMHNQILQFAETIAKMHSNLRISRKKGEGGFSYDVTLEQIEYLKYLIQECKQKKEECDQKTIEEILKISLNISNLDNEILKETNTQLEEILQKLQSEEIQHFFSFIPTGLPVKGFISNNYGSKVILDRGNHYPLRGVEIFTLPRAPVYATAKGKITEIKYHPVFGLSIWIEHLPGIKSFFAHLDEVIVQPNQIVNKGDVIAYSGKSGKTLRNMIYYEVHIGTLAFNPHILMNDLQTLWMKLHKP from the coding sequence ATGAAAGAGCGGAAAGAAACTTCTAAGAGAAAGCAAAGTCTAAAAAAGAAAAATTCCAAAGAAGCCACTCAAGATGTGGAAAAAATTTCTTATTATTTAGGATTAGAAATTACCCCTAAAAAACGAGAAAGTTTAAAAGACTTTTTGGAAAAAATCAAAGCATTCTTCTACAAGATACATCGAAAAGGACTTCAAAAACTCACAATTATGTTTATTCCCCATTCCGAAAGCAGTATTTTGAATTTTCATATTAATTTTTATACTTTGTTTGCTATTTTTTTGGGAGTTTTTTTGGTGGGTTCTACTTCTGTGATGATGTTGGTTTATCGGAGTTCCCAGAATTTACAGTACTACGACATGGGAGTTACAAGCAGTCAATTTTACTTACAAAGTGCTCGTTTGGCTGAAGAAATCCTCCCAATGCACAATCAAATCCTTCAATTTGCAGAAACCATCGCAAAGATGCATTCAAACTTGAGGATTTCTCGTAAAAAGGGAGAGGGAGGTTTTTCTTATGATGTTACTTTGGAGCAAATTGAATATTTAAAATATCTTATCCAAGAATGCAAACAAAAAAAAGAAGAATGCGATCAGAAAACAATTGAAGAAATCTTGAAGATATCTCTGAATATTTCAAATTTGGATAATGAAATTTTAAAAGAAACCAACACCCAATTAGAAGAGATTTTACAAAAACTACAATCAGAAGAAATCCAACATTTCTTTTCTTTCATACCTACAGGATTACCGGTGAAAGGCTTTATTAGCAATAATTATGGCTCAAAGGTAATCCTTGATCGAGGGAATCATTACCCTTTAAGGGGGGTAGAAATTTTTACTTTACCAAGAGCTCCTGTTTATGCTACAGCAAAAGGAAAGATTACAGAAATCAAATATCATCCTGTTTTTGGACTTTCTATATGGATTGAACATTTACCTGGGATCAAATCGTTTTTTGCCCATTTGGATGAAGTAATCGTTCAACCAAATCAGATTGTAAACAAGGGAGATGTGATTGCTTACTCAGGAAAAAGCGGAAAAACTTTAAGAAACATGATTTACTACGAAGTTCACATAGGAACATTGGCATTTAATCCACACATATTGATGAATGATTTACAAACCTTATGGATGAAATTACACAAGCCGTAG
- a CDS encoding polymer-forming cytoskeletal protein: MDEITQAVAVNSIIGEGSEFRGEFKVKNLLRIDGYFKGTIFTDEGKILIGRTGKVETDIKAAVVVVGGEVIGNILATKRVVLLSSSRVKGDIVTPALIVEEGCVFEGRCTINKEPIKLT; the protein is encoded by the coding sequence ATGGATGAAATTACACAAGCCGTAGCGGTTAATTCTATTATAGGAGAAGGTTCAGAATTTCGCGGAGAATTCAAAGTAAAAAATCTTCTAAGAATAGATGGCTACTTCAAAGGAACTATCTTCACAGATGAGGGAAAAATTTTAATTGGAAGGACAGGAAAAGTCGAAACTGACATCAAAGCTGCGGTGGTAGTGGTAGGTGGCGAAGTGATTGGAAACATCTTAGCCACGAAAAGAGTAGTACTTCTTTCATCGAGTAGAGTAAAAGGAGACATCGTTACGCCTGCTCTTATCGTAGAAGAAGGCTGCGTATTCGAAGGTCGATGCACCATCAACAAAGAACCCATCAAGCTAACTTAG
- the serS gene encoding serine--tRNA ligase, whose amino-acid sequence MLDLRRIEENPEELRATLKKRRQDDSFVDQLVEIFKASKSLQTKIEEMRSRRNKESKEIGRILKTDPTTAELKKEEIRKLGDQIQELEKKHEELRLQIEDIVLQLPNWLDPEVPDGDDSRQNVIIKQVGEIPKYDFEVKPHYEIGERLGILDFERGVKLAGSRFYTYRGLGAKLERALMNFMLDLHTKKNGYEEVWVPVLIKDQGMVTTGQYPKFKGEYYQLERDGLSLIPTAEVPLVNLYYDEIIPENQLPIKITAASSCFRREAGAAGKDTRGLIRVHQFQKVELVQITHPNTSKQAHLEMLQHAEMVLQELGLTYRVVLLCSGDMGATAVKTYDLEVWIPGLQRWLEISSVSNCWDYQARRGRIRIRTEKGNIYAHTLNGSGLAIGRTLVAILENYQTSNGEILIPKVLEPYL is encoded by the coding sequence ATGCTGGATTTACGTCGAATTGAAGAAAATCCCGAAGAACTCCGAGCTACTTTAAAAAAACGAAGACAAGATGATTCCTTTGTCGACCAATTAGTAGAAATCTTCAAAGCCTCTAAGTCTTTACAAACAAAGATTGAAGAAATGCGTTCTCGAAGAAATAAAGAAAGCAAAGAGATTGGAAGAATCCTAAAAACTGATCCAACTACAGCAGAGCTCAAAAAAGAAGAAATCAGAAAATTAGGAGACCAAATCCAAGAACTCGAGAAAAAACATGAAGAACTTCGGCTCCAAATCGAGGACATTGTCCTCCAACTCCCAAATTGGCTTGATCCTGAGGTTCCCGATGGAGATGACTCACGTCAAAATGTAATCATCAAACAAGTAGGAGAAATCCCCAAATATGATTTCGAAGTCAAACCCCACTATGAAATTGGAGAACGTTTAGGCATTCTGGATTTTGAACGAGGAGTAAAACTTGCGGGTTCCAGATTCTACACTTATCGTGGTTTGGGTGCTAAATTGGAACGAGCTCTTATGAACTTCATGCTAGATCTTCATACCAAAAAAAATGGATATGAAGAAGTTTGGGTTCCAGTTCTAATTAAAGATCAAGGCATGGTCACCACAGGTCAATACCCAAAATTCAAAGGTGAATACTATCAACTGGAACGAGATGGATTGTCTTTAATTCCCACTGCTGAAGTTCCTTTAGTAAATTTATATTATGATGAAATCATTCCCGAAAATCAACTTCCCATCAAAATAACAGCTGCGAGTTCTTGTTTTCGAAGAGAAGCAGGCGCAGCGGGGAAGGACACACGAGGACTCATACGAGTTCATCAATTCCAAAAAGTAGAATTAGTACAGATCACCCATCCAAACACTTCAAAACAAGCCCACTTGGAGATGCTACAGCACGCAGAAATGGTTCTTCAAGAATTAGGACTTACCTATCGAGTGGTTCTTCTTTGCTCAGGAGATATGGGAGCAACCGCTGTAAAAACTTATGATCTTGAAGTTTGGATCCCCGGCTTGCAACGTTGGTTGGAAATTTCTTCTGTGTCAAATTGCTGGGATTACCAAGCCAGAAGAGGGAGAATCCGAATCAGAACCGAAAAAGGAAATATTTACGCTCACACTCTAAACGGCTCAGGATTAGCTATTGGAAGAACCTTAGTAGCCATTTTGGAAAATTATCAGACTTCTAATGGCGAAATCTTGATTCCAAAGGTCTTAGAACCGTATCTCTAA
- a CDS encoding DNA/RNA nuclease SfsA has protein sequence MGIFLSRYKRFFVDFSLDSQRYTAHCPNTGSMETCFDENNPIILSIAQNPQRKLLYTLELVFHNQNWIFVNTYRVNFLMEWAFKHQKELLSKFSFPIYQYQYLKREPKFEGHKFDFLLFNQNHQEKLKITNYQILSQQPQNHSKPILIEIKNTTYYHKQSNTLQFPDAPTQRGTEQVKKLIYFLDQGFDCYVVFLLSRQEGTLFTPAYSIDPKFSHALELFHQRGGKILPIRIGIDVQEISKQEFTQRTNTTSSIIPNKNLKHYQVRLYLRDFLSFSFLKKT, from the coding sequence ATGGGAATATTTTTGAGTAGATACAAAAGATTCTTTGTGGATTTTTCGTTGGATTCTCAAAGATACACAGCTCATTGTCCCAATACGGGTTCTATGGAAACTTGCTTTGATGAAAATAATCCCATCATACTAAGCATAGCTCAAAATCCACAAAGAAAATTACTTTATACACTTGAGTTGGTTTTTCACAATCAAAACTGGATTTTTGTTAACACCTATCGAGTCAATTTTCTCATGGAATGGGCATTCAAACACCAAAAAGAACTTCTCTCAAAATTTTCTTTTCCAATTTATCAATATCAATACTTAAAAAGAGAGCCGAAATTCGAGGGGCACAAATTTGACTTTCTTTTGTTTAATCAAAATCATCAAGAAAAACTGAAAATCACAAACTATCAAATTCTGTCTCAACAACCTCAAAACCACTCAAAACCAATTCTCATAGAAATCAAAAACACAACGTATTATCACAAGCAAAGTAATACTCTACAATTTCCCGATGCTCCAACCCAACGAGGAACAGAACAAGTAAAAAAACTGATTTATTTTCTGGATCAAGGCTTTGATTGTTATGTTGTGTTTTTACTTTCTCGGCAAGAAGGCACATTATTCACACCTGCCTACTCAATTGATCCAAAATTTAGTCATGCTTTGGAGTTATTCCATCAACGAGGCGGAAAAATCCTTCCCATTCGAATTGGGATCGATGTTCAAGAAATATCAAAACAGGAATTTACCCAACGAACAAATACCACCTCATCAATCATACCAAACAAAAATTTAAAGCATTATCAAGTCCGACTCTATCTTCGAGATTTTCTTTCTTTTTCTTTTCTCAAGAAAACTTAA
- a CDS encoding CBS domain-containing protein yields MAKLLSTVPLGSGIKFHRPEAPVFEPLQPTDPAIKAMTDLKKIPARIIYPNEPIDAANEKMIANKVRLLFVVNYSDQILGIITAQDILGEKPVKFAQENNVKRSEILVKDIMTPSNEIDVIEIKTLSQATVADVIETLRHRKQQHILVVDYQGPSGEKMVRGIFSLNQIARQLGIPIKTYDIADTLVEIAKILQSR; encoded by the coding sequence ATGGCTAAGCTTTTATCTACGGTTCCTTTGGGAAGTGGGATTAAATTTCACCGACCGGAAGCTCCGGTGTTTGAGCCTTTGCAGCCAACAGATCCAGCCATCAAAGCAATGACAGATTTAAAAAAAATTCCTGCAAGAATCATTTATCCAAACGAACCTATTGATGCAGCCAATGAGAAAATGATCGCAAATAAAGTTCGTTTATTGTTTGTTGTGAATTATTCTGATCAGATTTTAGGGATAATCACAGCTCAAGATATCTTAGGAGAAAAGCCAGTAAAGTTTGCTCAAGAGAACAATGTAAAAAGAAGTGAAATTCTGGTTAAAGACATCATGACTCCCAGCAATGAAATTGACGTGATTGAAATTAAAACATTATCTCAAGCTACGGTTGCTGATGTGATTGAAACTCTACGTCATAGAAAACAACAACATATCTTAGTTGTGGATTATCAAGGACCATCAGGAGAAAAAATGGTGCGGGGAATTTTCTCTTTGAATCAAATAGCAAGGCAATTAGGAATTCCCATCAAAACCTATGATATTGCCGACACCTTAGTAGAAATTGCGAAAATCCTTCAGTCTCGATAA
- the glpK gene encoding glycerol kinase GlpK, translating to MGQKYILSIDHGTTGSRVFCFSEKGEIISSSYREFTQHFPKAGWVEHDPEEIWAGLLYLIQDAINKGDLDSKDAIAIGITNQRETVVLWDKKTQKPIYNAIVWQCRRTAKICEELKEKGYENIVRNKTGLVIDAYFSGTKIQWILDHVEGARDLAKNGRLQMGTMDSWILYKLTGEHKTDFTNASRTMIFNIKQKEWDEELLEILNIPKNILPEVLPSRANFGTTKNVQVLPDGIPVYAMIGDQQAALFGQLCVHPGEAKNTYGTGCFLLFQTGNDFILSNSGLLTTLACDKDGNPTYALEGAVFIAGAVIQWLRDYMKFFATAKESEELIKDLKDDDEVVFVPAFVGLGAPYWDMKARGAIFGLTRDTSPARITRAALKSIALQTYDLVHAMEKDTGKKLPFLRVDGGATSNQFLLQYQADILNRKVERPKNIDTTAAGSAYLAGIQAGIWKDAEELSEIMKDKTIFEPKMSEVQRKKELHYWHKAVERVKNWSE from the coding sequence ATGGGTCAAAAATACATCCTTTCCATTGATCATGGAACTACAGGATCAAGGGTGTTTTGTTTCAGCGAGAAGGGAGAAATCATCAGTAGTAGTTATCGTGAATTTACTCAGCATTTTCCAAAAGCAGGCTGGGTAGAGCATGATCCTGAAGAAATTTGGGCGGGCTTATTATACCTCATTCAAGATGCCATCAACAAAGGAGATTTAGATTCCAAAGATGCAATTGCCATAGGGATTACGAATCAAAGAGAAACCGTTGTTTTGTGGGATAAGAAAACCCAAAAACCAATCTATAACGCAATTGTTTGGCAATGTCGAAGAACGGCTAAAATCTGCGAAGAGTTAAAAGAAAAAGGTTATGAAAATATAGTGAGAAACAAAACAGGATTGGTGATTGATGCATATTTCTCCGGAACCAAAATCCAATGGATCTTAGATCATGTCGAGGGAGCTCGAGATTTGGCAAAAAACGGAAGATTACAAATGGGAACAATGGACTCATGGATTCTTTATAAACTCACGGGCGAACATAAAACAGATTTTACGAATGCCAGTAGAACCATGATTTTCAATATCAAACAAAAAGAATGGGATGAGGAACTTTTAGAAATTCTCAATATTCCCAAAAATATTCTTCCTGAGGTTTTACCAAGTAGAGCAAATTTTGGAACCACGAAAAATGTTCAAGTTCTACCTGATGGAATACCCGTCTATGCCATGATAGGGGACCAACAAGCAGCGTTATTTGGTCAGTTGTGCGTCCATCCCGGAGAGGCAAAAAACACTTACGGAACAGGATGTTTCTTGTTATTCCAAACTGGGAATGATTTTATTTTGAGTAATTCGGGGCTTTTGACTACGTTAGCTTGTGATAAAGATGGCAATCCTACGTATGCATTGGAAGGTGCTGTCTTTATTGCAGGTGCTGTGATACAGTGGCTCCGAGATTACATGAAATTCTTTGCAACAGCCAAAGAAAGTGAAGAACTTATCAAAGACTTAAAAGACGATGATGAGGTGGTGTTTGTCCCAGCTTTTGTTGGGTTAGGAGCTCCGTATTGGGATATGAAGGCAAGGGGGGCTATCTTTGGACTCACACGTGATACCAGTCCAGCACGTATCACTCGAGCAGCGTTAAAATCAATTGCATTACAAACGTATGATTTGGTCCACGCAATGGAAAAAGACACAGGGAAAAAACTGCCATTTTTAAGAGTTGATGGGGGAGCAACAAGCAACCAATTTCTTTTACAATACCAGGCCGATATCTTGAATCGTAAAGTCGAAAGACCCAAAAACATAGACACCACAGCCGCTGGTTCAGCGTATCTGGCTGGGATTCAAGCGGGTATCTGGAAGGATGCAGAAGAACTTTCAGAGATCATGAAAGATAAAACCATCTTTGAACCTAAAATGAGTGAAGTTCAAAGAAAAAAAGAATTGCACTATTGGCACAAAGCCGTAGAAAGAGTAAAAAATTGGTCAGAATAA
- a CDS encoding DUF3332 domain-containing protein, with amino-acid sequence MKTMRKIVVLFTLLGFLSYLSLNCYGSFPLVRTVYSFNGSIGGPSKAGGVIRSIVMILFVIIPVYGVSSFIDVVVLNTIEFWTGKKINISKIPENPILEIEEQNDMLVIKDKQNQITFYAFRNQPGVIFYKNKNEFRPVSYEIKENVIYLKDQEKVLLKKTLSPQEKSYLNTF; translated from the coding sequence ATGAAAACAATGAGAAAAATCGTTGTATTATTTACCCTTTTGGGGTTTTTGAGTTATTTGTCGTTGAACTGCTATGGGAGTTTCCCCTTAGTTCGAACCGTATATAGTTTTAATGGTTCTATAGGTGGTCCGTCCAAAGCTGGTGGTGTGATTCGTTCGATTGTGATGATACTTTTTGTTATTATCCCAGTCTACGGAGTTTCTTCTTTTATTGACGTAGTAGTTTTGAACACCATTGAATTTTGGACAGGAAAAAAAATCAATATTTCGAAAATCCCCGAAAATCCTATCTTAGAAATAGAAGAACAAAATGACATGTTAGTCATTAAAGATAAGCAAAATCAAATTACTTTTTATGCTTTTCGAAATCAGCCTGGTGTGATTTTCTACAAAAATAAAAATGAATTTCGTCCTGTGTCTTATGAAATTAAGGAAAATGTGATTTATTTAAAAGATCAAGAGAAAGTTCTGTTGAAAAAAACCTTGTCACCTCAAGAGAAAAGCTACCTAAACACTTTTTGA
- a CDS encoding acyl--CoA ligase, translating to MKTPKPYEFNLAQYIIEKNRNSQKPALIYIENPNEIIKYTYKEVIEIIEMLSQELIQHKKRPFSKVLLRLPSNPNVIFYFFASILAGMIPIPISRMLTKQEVGFIMDDANVDLVICQDLELPDKLPEKVKVKFISNKMEIPKVSTYQSFETPITYSEDPAFMIYTSGTTGRQKGVIHAQRNLIGRTPIQNDWLGIQEDDWVLHSGELNWTYTLGVGVMDVWSNSATSVLVGSGRNQLSLWTWIMRNFPITIFATVPSLYRRLIKYHSHEVSKLSTIRHCLSAGEALKASLWKEWTDLTQKPLYEALGMTEISTYISSGPKVPTKPGSPGKPQSGRNVKILSLEHDREALLGEVGLIAVHRSDQGLMLGYHNREEEEELVYRGEWFVGGDLAYQDEEGYFWFQGRNNDIIKSFGYRVSALEVEKVLEQHPEVMEVAVCEIQKEENLSFITAFIVKEQNSKLSESDVIEFAKNYLAEYKLPRKVIFLKELPRNLSGKVLKQELKQIFDFKI from the coding sequence ATGAAGACTCCAAAACCCTATGAGTTCAATTTGGCTCAATATATCATCGAAAAAAATCGAAATTCTCAAAAACCTGCTTTAATTTATATCGAAAATCCAAACGAAATCATCAAATACACTTATAAAGAAGTTATCGAAATCATAGAGATGCTATCTCAAGAATTAATCCAACACAAAAAAAGACCTTTTTCTAAGGTTTTGCTACGTTTGCCTTCTAATCCAAATGTAATTTTTTATTTTTTTGCTTCCATCTTGGCAGGAATGATTCCAATTCCTATTTCTCGGATGTTAACCAAACAAGAAGTTGGATTCATCATGGATGATGCTAATGTGGATTTGGTAATATGCCAAGATTTGGAGCTACCTGATAAATTACCAGAAAAAGTAAAAGTAAAATTCATTTCGAACAAAATGGAAATCCCAAAGGTTTCTACTTATCAATCTTTTGAAACTCCCATCACCTATAGTGAAGATCCTGCTTTTATGATCTATACTTCAGGGACGACGGGAAGACAAAAAGGAGTCATCCATGCTCAACGAAATCTCATAGGGCGAACCCCAATCCAAAACGATTGGCTGGGAATCCAAGAAGATGATTGGGTTCTTCATTCAGGAGAACTGAACTGGACCTACACTTTGGGGGTAGGGGTTATGGATGTCTGGTCCAACTCAGCAACTTCGGTTTTAGTAGGAAGTGGAAGAAATCAACTTTCCTTGTGGACCTGGATCATGAGAAACTTTCCCATCACAATTTTTGCGACTGTTCCAAGTTTGTATCGAAGGCTTATAAAATACCATTCCCACGAAGTTTCGAAACTTTCAACAATCAGGCATTGTTTATCAGCGGGTGAAGCTCTAAAAGCTTCTTTGTGGAAAGAATGGACCGATTTAACTCAAAAGCCCCTGTATGAAGCCTTAGGAATGACGGAAATTTCTACTTATATCAGTTCGGGTCCAAAAGTTCCTACAAAACCTGGAAGTCCCGGAAAACCCCAATCAGGGCGTAATGTCAAAATCCTATCCCTTGAGCATGATCGAGAAGCATTGCTTGGAGAAGTGGGACTTATCGCTGTTCATCGTTCTGATCAGGGTTTGATGTTAGGGTATCACAACCGCGAAGAAGAAGAGGAGTTGGTGTACCGAGGAGAATGGTTTGTTGGAGGAGATTTAGCCTATCAAGACGAAGAAGGCTATTTCTGGTTTCAAGGAAGAAACAACGATATTATAAAGTCCTTCGGTTATCGGGTTTCAGCATTAGAAGTCGAGAAAGTTTTGGAACAACATCCAGAAGTGATGGAAGTAGCTGTCTGCGAAATCCAAAAAGAAGAAAATCTGTCTTTTATTACTGCTTTTATTGTAAAAGAGCAAAATTCTAAATTATCCGAAAGTGATGTTATAGAATTTGCTAAAAATTATCTGGCTGAATACAAACTCCCACGTAAAGTGATTTTTTTAAAAGAACTTCCCCGAAATCTATCCGGGAAAGTTCTAAAACAAGAACTGAAACAAATCTTTGACTTCAAGATATAA